In Rhodococcus rhodochrous, a single genomic region encodes these proteins:
- a CDS encoding acyl carrier protein, translated as MTGSDVRAAIFAELESHGCPPLEEAEPDLDLISRGVNSATLIQVLSALEDRFDIDFEMEPLFSGPMTVTRLEAEIMRITRIP; from the coding sequence ATGACTGGCTCTGATGTACGCGCCGCGATCTTCGCGGAGTTGGAGTCCCACGGATGCCCGCCACTTGAAGAGGCCGAGCCCGACCTGGATCTGATCAGCCGCGGCGTCAATTCAGCGACCCTGATTCAGGTCCTGTCCGCACTCGAGGACCGGTTCGACATCGATTTCGAGATGGAGCCCCTGTTCTCCGGGCCCATGACGGTGACCCGCTTGGAGGCGGAGATCATGCGCATCACCAGGATTCCCTGA
- a CDS encoding TauD/TfdA dioxygenase family protein, with protein sequence MSENNGYQQLTPSGMGAVLTWNPGSSVEDLAKRARRAALESGCALVRGVELDEDGFKLLVRSLGDTVDHKFGEGQADLLKLNASRDEGKVVTGRGPLPIHTDGLLVGERVDLIILYAAEFSDIPGSGATYVSDQLTAWEEMPVHLRRVLDEHEIEYLVKERGYFPTVPEDWYTIPTTRDYGRVKSLNLATAFPLDVAQRSWEIRVKGMDQERSDRFFEELDTFLRSERYTYIHSWQVADLLIIDNQRTLHGRTAISEGGTRVLFRGQLTLSGAP encoded by the coding sequence ATGTCTGAAAACAACGGATACCAGCAGCTGACCCCGTCCGGTATGGGCGCGGTTCTTACTTGGAACCCGGGAAGCTCCGTCGAGGATCTGGCCAAGCGGGCCAGACGGGCCGCACTGGAGAGCGGGTGCGCCCTGGTCCGGGGCGTCGAGCTGGACGAGGACGGTTTCAAGCTCCTCGTGCGCTCGCTCGGCGACACGGTCGACCACAAGTTCGGCGAGGGCCAGGCTGATCTACTCAAACTCAACGCCTCCCGCGACGAGGGGAAGGTGGTGACGGGACGCGGCCCTCTGCCCATCCACACGGACGGACTGTTGGTGGGCGAGCGTGTCGACCTAATCATTCTGTACGCGGCCGAGTTCTCCGATATTCCGGGCTCCGGTGCGACCTATGTCAGCGATCAACTGACCGCCTGGGAAGAGATGCCAGTACACCTTCGCCGGGTGCTAGACGAGCACGAGATCGAGTACCTGGTGAAGGAGCGTGGCTACTTTCCCACCGTTCCCGAGGACTGGTACACGATCCCGACAACCCGCGACTATGGCCGCGTGAAGTCTCTGAACCTTGCGACCGCCTTCCCCCTAGACGTCGCCCAGCGCTCCTGGGAGATCCGGGTCAAGGGCATGGACCAGGAGCGCTCCGACCGGTTCTTCGAAGAACTCGACACCTTCCTGCGCTCGGAACGTTATACCTACATACACTCCTGGCAGGTGGCAGACCTGCTGATCATCGACAACCAGCGGACGCTGCACGGCCGTACCGCCATCAGCGAGGGCGGCACCCGTGTCCTGTTCCGGGGACAGTTGACCCTGTCCGGCGCCCCCTAG
- a CDS encoding peroxiredoxin-like family protein translates to MLKPRQPVPTLDVPLVGGSRWALADQHPENFSLVVFYRGVHCPMCRSHVTELDSLMDKFAEVGVTSVVAVSGDDEGRAKRAVEEWDITRVPIGYGLSIESMREWGLHVSKAIKEGQPNEFSEPGLFIIRPDGTLYAAVQTTMPFLRPHLDEVVETIRWINDNNYPARGEL, encoded by the coding sequence ATGCTCAAGCCCCGACAGCCTGTGCCAACCCTCGATGTCCCTCTGGTCGGCGGCAGCCGGTGGGCCCTTGCAGACCAACACCCTGAGAACTTCAGCCTGGTGGTCTTCTACCGGGGCGTGCACTGTCCCATGTGCCGCTCTCATGTGACGGAACTCGACAGCCTCATGGACAAGTTCGCTGAGGTCGGAGTGACCTCAGTGGTGGCGGTGAGCGGGGATGACGAGGGCCGCGCTAAGCGGGCCGTCGAGGAATGGGATATCACCCGCGTGCCGATCGGCTACGGGCTTAGTATCGAATCGATGCGGGAGTGGGGCCTGCACGTCTCGAAGGCCATCAAGGAGGGCCAGCCAAACGAGTTCAGTGAGCCGGGCCTATTCATCATCCGACCGGACGGCACCCTGTACGCGGCGGTTCAGACCACGATGCCGTTCCTCCGACCGCACCTCGACGAGGTCGTTGAGACGATCCGCTGGATTAACGACAACAACTACCCTGCCCGAGGCGAATTGTGA
- a CDS encoding enoyl-CoA hydratase/isomerase family protein — MSTTEVGTTSMKCEILSGGVALVEFSQAHEQNPFSRARMRELTQLMLDLDGNDEVRCVVLYGGAGRSFGAGGDFNEVSEFSGGDEVDAWIDDITDLYSTIAGISKPVVAAIDGFAIGVGLQIALCCDLRIGSSVSKLVMPEFKVGIACNFGGYMLETVVGRSVMQDMLYTCAEWPADRALADRLLHEVTAPEELLDRAVEHGRRIARYTVAAVQSTRARVNGPYVQGLRRVREEGKRSHRTAFSAGEAQQRMRRIIGKG, encoded by the coding sequence ATGTCGACGACTGAAGTCGGGACGACGAGCATGAAGTGCGAGATCCTGTCAGGAGGGGTTGCCCTGGTAGAGTTCTCGCAGGCACACGAGCAAAACCCGTTCAGTCGGGCGCGCATGCGCGAGCTGACCCAGCTGATGCTGGATCTCGACGGTAACGACGAAGTGCGGTGTGTCGTCCTGTACGGCGGGGCGGGCCGGTCCTTCGGCGCTGGCGGTGACTTCAACGAGGTCTCGGAGTTCTCCGGCGGCGACGAGGTCGATGCATGGATCGACGACATCACAGACCTCTACAGCACCATCGCCGGGATATCCAAGCCCGTGGTGGCCGCCATCGACGGCTTCGCGATCGGTGTCGGTCTGCAGATCGCGCTCTGCTGCGATCTGCGCATTGGGAGCAGCGTATCGAAGCTCGTGATGCCGGAGTTCAAGGTTGGCATCGCCTGCAACTTCGGCGGCTACATGCTGGAGACGGTGGTCGGCCGCAGTGTGATGCAGGACATGCTCTACACGTGTGCCGAATGGCCCGCTGACCGAGCCCTCGCAGACCGACTTCTGCACGAAGTGACGGCCCCCGAAGAGCTCTTGGACCGTGCCGTGGAGCACGGCCGACGCATCGCCCGCTACACCGTGGCCGCGGTCCAGTCGACCCGAGCGCGAGTCAACGGCCCGTATGTCCAAGGCCTTCGACGGGTGCGCGAAGAGGGCAAGCGGTCCCACCGCACCGCCTTCTCCGCAGGCGAAGCGCAGCAGCGTATGCGCCGCATCATCGGAAAGGGCTGA
- a CDS encoding asparagine synthase C-terminal domain-containing protein produces the protein MPPVSRWCVVTNTSAPALNHLAQHADLGDLQVYYRGPGGAVLPDNPPFVLDVGTLSVHSDSQAAMTSSAIRIDPDAVTVRISALNENPVYYAVNRMKGLFAYFTDLILAPLVLPALGMPVEFTGGSTGYERGTLLREVNRLQHSIVSRTRYTGGYWLMDVGEEYDLLGDFYNPHRNDPLAAGEAQLEALTAEINRIDATTPAGTSYATLLSGGIDSGTVTYLAATAGLSVSPYSVGTPWGDELTDAAELCAELGIDLVPVHLTEDQIISSIPETIRWLGIADPEVVEVALTATAVQRLGAIPADEVLLTGYGSDLINAGLYRPFDHRGDLIEQVLSSVDSTRRSNELSNRMPLAYGTTTHHPFWSWPVMCVALETAPECKVREGREKYHLRTAMSRRVSEPIAWRKKVAVHHGGGLQGGVMSRLEKETGTPDRHAVYLACFAELLHRAADGELEPSDPWSLFERALRRVALTDSAARLAAPRAAAG, from the coding sequence ATGCCTCCCGTCAGTAGATGGTGCGTCGTCACCAACACGTCCGCCCCGGCCCTGAACCACCTAGCACAGCACGCCGACCTCGGCGACCTGCAGGTCTACTATCGGGGCCCCGGAGGGGCGGTTCTCCCCGACAACCCGCCGTTCGTACTCGACGTGGGCACCCTGTCAGTACACTCTGACAGCCAAGCCGCTATGACGTCCTCCGCGATCCGTATCGATCCGGATGCCGTCACGGTGCGCATCTCCGCGCTCAACGAAAACCCGGTCTACTACGCAGTCAACCGGATGAAGGGCTTGTTCGCCTACTTCACGGATCTGATACTCGCGCCGCTCGTGCTGCCCGCTCTCGGGATGCCCGTCGAGTTCACCGGCGGCTCCACTGGGTATGAGCGTGGCACGCTGCTGCGCGAAGTGAACCGGCTGCAGCACAGTATCGTGTCGCGGACCCGGTATACCGGCGGTTACTGGCTCATGGATGTCGGCGAGGAGTACGACCTGCTCGGGGACTTCTACAATCCGCACCGGAACGATCCGCTAGCCGCGGGCGAAGCCCAACTCGAGGCCCTGACCGCGGAAATCAATCGCATCGATGCGACCACTCCCGCGGGTACCAGCTACGCCACCCTACTGTCGGGCGGCATCGATTCGGGGACGGTGACCTATCTCGCGGCCACTGCCGGACTGTCTGTCTCTCCATACAGCGTAGGAACTCCCTGGGGTGACGAACTCACCGATGCCGCCGAACTCTGTGCAGAGCTCGGGATCGACCTCGTGCCTGTCCACCTGACTGAAGATCAGATCATCTCGTCGATTCCGGAAACCATCCGGTGGCTGGGCATCGCTGACCCCGAGGTCGTTGAAGTCGCGCTGACTGCCACAGCAGTGCAGCGGCTCGGTGCCATCCCTGCAGACGAGGTCTTGCTGACCGGCTACGGCAGCGATCTGATCAACGCTGGTCTCTATCGCCCCTTCGACCACCGTGGTGATCTGATCGAACAGGTCTTGTCGTCTGTCGACAGCACACGCCGCAGTAACGAGCTTTCAAACCGGATGCCGCTCGCGTATGGCACCACCACCCATCATCCCTTCTGGTCATGGCCCGTGATGTGTGTGGCGTTGGAGACCGCACCCGAGTGCAAAGTCCGAGAGGGCCGGGAAAAGTACCACCTCCGTACCGCGATGAGCCGTCGCGTTTCCGAACCCATCGCCTGGCGAAAGAAGGTCGCCGTACACCACGGTGGAGGCCTCCAAGGCGGCGTGATGAGCCGACTAGAGAAGGAAACGGGCACGCCCGACCGACACGCGGTATACCTGGCCTGTTTCGCCGAACTCCTACACCGGGCCGCGGATGGGGAGTTAGAGCCCTCGGACCCTTGGTCTCTCTTCGAGCGAGCCCTACGCCGCGTGGCGCTTACTGACAGCGCCGCGCGGCTGGCCGCGCCGCGAGCCGCAGCAGGCTGA
- a CDS encoding IS3 family transposase (programmed frameshift), whose translation MSRKNYSEEFRRQAVELYESTPGATIRGIAADLGVVRGTLTGWIDQYGTGTQTHVDGTRVHTPARPHNPSPGTGSESETVEQKLARLEAENAALRAEATKLTTEREILRKAAKYFAGGDELVTRFQFVADHSDTYQVKRLCELVELERSSYYAWKSAEPDRTARAAADAQLAERIRAIHTEDNTYGAPRITAELNDGVTVNERVNHKRVARVMRQNSIVGYRRRRRVTTTVPEPADQKVPDLLERDFTAPAPNCIYVGDITYLPIEGGANLYLATVIDCYSRKLAGWAIADHMRTDLVADALLAAHGDRNGLSGSIFHSDHGAQYTSKDFASLCADLGVTQSMGKVGTSADNSLAESFNAALKREVLQNANVWSDEATCRRQVFRWLTRYNTRRRHSWCGHRSPNTYETLYIATLASAV comes from the exons ATGTCACGAAAGAACTACTCGGAGGAGTTCCGGCGCCAGGCGGTCGAGTTGTACGAGTCCACGCCGGGCGCGACGATCCGAGGTATCGCCGCTGACCTCGGGGTCGTGCGCGGCACCTTGACAGGCTGGATCGACCAGTACGGGACCGGCACCCAAACCCACGTCGACGGCACCCGGGTGCATACTCCGGCACGGCCCCACAACCCGAGCCCCGGCACGGGTAGCGAATCGGAGACCGTCGAGCAGAAACTCGCCCGTCTCGAAGCCGAGAACGCCGCCCTACGAGCGGAAGCAACCAAGCTCACCACCGAACGCGAGATCCTTCGTAAGGCGGCCAAGTATTTCGCCGGGG GAGACGAACTGGTGACCCGCTTCCAGTTCGTCGCCGACCACTCCGACACCTATCAGGTGAAGCGGTTGTGCGAGCTCGTCGAGCTCGAGCGTTCGTCCTACTACGCCTGGAAGTCCGCCGAGCCGGACAGGACCGCTCGCGCCGCGGCCGACGCGCAGCTGGCCGAACGAATCCGGGCGATCCATACCGAGGACAACACCTACGGAGCACCCAGGATCACCGCAGAACTCAACGATGGCGTCACCGTGAACGAGAGGGTCAACCACAAGCGGGTGGCCCGGGTGATGCGTCAGAACAGCATTGTCGGCTACCGCCGTCGACGACGGGTCACGACCACCGTCCCAGAACCTGCGGACCAGAAGGTGCCCGACCTGCTCGAGCGGGACTTCACCGCCCCTGCACCGAACTGTATCTACGTCGGCGACATTACATATTTACCGATCGAGGGCGGTGCCAACCTGTATCTGGCGACGGTGATCGATTGCTACTCCCGCAAACTCGCCGGCTGGGCGATCGCCGACCATATGCGCACCGACCTCGTCGCCGACGCTCTCCTTGCTGCTCATGGAGATCGTAATGGATTGTCCGGGTCTATCTTTCACTCCGATCACGGCGCGCAATACACCTCGAAGGATTTCGCTTCCCTCTGCGCCGACCTCGGCGTCACCCAGTCGATGGGTAAAGTCGGCACGAGCGCCGACAACAGTCTCGCCGAATCCTTCAACGCCGCCCTCAAACGAGAAGTCCTCCAGAACGCGAACGTCTGGTCGGACGAAGCCACGTGCCGGCGTCAGGTGTTCCGTTGGCTCACCCGCTACAACACCCGACGACGACATTCCTGGTGCGGACACCGGTCCCCGAACACCTACGAGACCCTCTACATCGCTACGCTGGCATCCGCGGTGTAA
- a CDS encoding IS256 family transposase has protein sequence MTAPYIVDPAGLLGEALAEASPDLMRTLLQTIINALLSADADAVVGAEWGQRSSERTTRRNGYRHRSLDTRVGTVDVAIPKLRTGTYFPEWLLERRKRAESALITVVADCYLAGVSTRRMDKLVKTLGIDSLSKSQVSRMATELDEIVDDFRHRRLDTAGPFTFVAADALTMKVREGGRVVGAVVLLATGVNGDGHREVLGMRVATSETGPAWNEFFADLVARGLGGVRLVTSDAHVGLREAIAANLPGTVWQRCRTHYAANLMSICPKSMWPAVKAMLHSVYDQPDAASVHAQFGRLLAYVDDKLPAVAEHLGQAREDILAFTAFPKDVWSQIWSNNPTERLNKEIRRRTDAVGIFPNRDAIVRLVGAVLAEQTDEWLEGRRYLGLDVLARCRLNTVTDTDSEMGADTMPALNA, from the coding sequence ATGACCGCACCGTACATTGTCGACCCTGCCGGCCTGCTTGGCGAGGCCTTGGCCGAAGCCTCCCCGGATCTGATGCGCACGTTGCTGCAGACCATCATCAACGCCCTGCTCTCGGCCGATGCCGACGCGGTCGTCGGCGCCGAATGGGGACAGCGCTCATCGGAGCGCACCACCCGGCGTAACGGCTACCGCCACCGCAGCCTCGATACCCGCGTCGGCACCGTCGACGTCGCGATCCCCAAACTGCGCACGGGCACCTACTTTCCCGAATGGCTGCTCGAACGCCGCAAGCGTGCCGAATCCGCCCTGATCACCGTGGTTGCCGACTGCTACCTCGCAGGCGTGTCGACCCGCCGGATGGACAAACTCGTCAAGACCCTCGGCATCGACTCGTTGTCGAAATCGCAGGTCTCGCGCATGGCCACCGAGCTCGACGAGATCGTCGACGATTTTCGGCATCGGCGCCTGGACACCGCCGGGCCGTTCACCTTCGTCGCCGCCGATGCGCTGACGATGAAGGTGCGCGAAGGCGGCCGTGTCGTGGGGGCCGTCGTGCTGCTGGCCACCGGTGTGAACGGGGACGGTCACCGTGAGGTGCTCGGTATGCGGGTGGCCACCAGTGAGACCGGACCGGCGTGGAACGAGTTCTTCGCCGACCTGGTCGCCCGGGGCCTGGGTGGGGTCCGGCTGGTGACCTCCGATGCGCATGTCGGTCTGCGGGAGGCGATCGCGGCGAATCTGCCCGGCACGGTGTGGCAACGCTGCCGGACGCACTACGCAGCCAATCTCATGTCGATCTGTCCGAAGAGCATGTGGCCGGCAGTGAAGGCGATGTTGCATTCGGTCTACGACCAGCCCGACGCCGCCTCGGTGCATGCCCAGTTCGGCCGGCTGCTCGCCTACGTCGACGACAAACTCCCCGCGGTGGCCGAGCATCTCGGGCAGGCCCGAGAAGACATCCTGGCGTTCACCGCCTTTCCGAAGGACGTGTGGAGTCAGATCTGGTCCAACAACCCCACCGAGAGGCTGAACAAGGAGATCCGGCGCCGCACCGACGCGGTCGGGATCTTCCCGAATCGGGACGCGATCGTCCGTCTGGTCGGTGCGGTGTTGGCCGAACAGACCGACGAATGGCTCGAAGGCCGACGTTATCTCGGCCTCGACGTGCTGGCTCGATGCCGTCTGAACACCGTCACCGACACCGACAGCGAGATGGGAGCGGACACCATGCCTGCACTCAACGCCTGA
- a CDS encoding transposase — MAHRSRGMTAWLATQSNWFRVERLPAYAPELNPIEQV, encoded by the coding sequence ATGGCCCACCGGTCCCGGGGCATGACCGCCTGGCTGGCGACCCAAAGCAACTGGTTCCGCGTCGAACGCCTCCCGGCGTATGCGCCCGAACTCAATCCGATCGAACAGGTCTGA
- a CDS encoding IS5 family transposase (programmed frameshift) — translation MSSRLVPDALWEIVEPLLPGFRARPQGGGRAAIDDRAVFTAIVYVLTSGCAWRHLPPSFGVSVPTAHRRFTTWVRAGVFDELHRRVLDRLGAGGDLDWSAAILDAAHVRAKKGGSLTGPSPVDRGKNGSKIHILSDADGIPLVTAVTSANTHDSVMLQPMVAAIPAVRSPRGPRRRRPGRLRADKGYDYPVHRRWLRARGIVPRIARRGVDSSERLGRYRWKIERTLAWLSGYRRLTMRYERHGENFASFLQLAAALTCFKKLTK, via the exons TTGTCTTCCCGGCTGGTACCGGATGCGTTGTGGGAGATCGTCGAACCGTTGCTGCCCGGATTCCGGGCGCGGCCCCAAGGCGGCGGCCGGGCGGCGATCGATGATCGGGCGGTGTTCACCGCGATCGTCTACGTGCTCACCAGCGGCTGTGCCTGGCGGCACCTGCCACCGTCGTTCGGGGTCAGCGTTCCGACCGCACACCGCCGCTTCACCACCTGGGTTCGGGCCGGGGTGTTCGACGAGCTGCACCGCCGGGTCCTCGATCGGCTCGGTGCCGGTGGGGACCTGGACTGGTCCGCCGCGATCCTGGACGCAGCGCACGTGCGGGCGAAAAAGG GGGGCTCTCTGACCGGTCCCAGCCCGGTCGATCGAGGCAAGAACGGCTCGAAGATCCACATCCTCTCCGATGCCGACGGCATTCCCCTCGTCACGGCGGTGACCTCGGCGAACACCCACGACAGTGTCATGCTGCAACCCATGGTCGCTGCGATTCCGGCGGTGCGCTCACCTCGCGGTCCGCGGCGCCGCCGACCCGGCCGGTTGCGGGCGGACAAGGGTTACGACTATCCCGTGCACCGCCGGTGGCTGCGGGCCCGGGGCATCGTTCCGCGGATCGCCCGCCGCGGCGTCGACAGCAGCGAACGCCTCGGCCGTTACCGGTGGAAGATCGAACGCACCCTGGCTTGGCTGAGCGGCTATCGCCGGCTGACGATGCGCTACGAACGTCACGGTGAGAACTTTGCTTCCTTTCTCCAACTCGCCGCTGCGCTGACCTGCTTCAAGAAACTCACCAAATGA
- a CDS encoding SMI1/KNR4 family protein, whose translation MSLESNWQRLYDWCVKEAPVTASAISPPAEVSVLVTAETATGRQWPTELRTWFGLHNGTNEGKPFAQILPSFEPLSLDRVSSAWTSMTTTWADMTQDLGGSALLDEPAGTISFTYLPAYIPIAQNDQGDLLVVDTRAGEESGCVRDFAGEDADQSMMMWSSIDALIDEVASAVQHSEPCFGWMPVVNDGTLDWELS comes from the coding sequence ATGAGCCTCGAAAGCAACTGGCAACGCCTGTATGACTGGTGCGTGAAGGAGGCGCCCGTGACAGCTTCTGCCATCTCCCCTCCGGCAGAGGTATCCGTGCTCGTCACAGCAGAAACGGCGACCGGACGCCAGTGGCCGACAGAGCTCCGCACATGGTTCGGTCTCCACAACGGCACCAATGAGGGAAAACCCTTTGCACAGATCCTGCCCTCGTTCGAGCCGCTTTCCCTGGATCGGGTGTCATCTGCATGGACATCGATGACGACCACCTGGGCGGACATGACCCAAGACCTCGGCGGAAGTGCGCTCCTCGACGAACCGGCAGGCACGATCTCGTTCACCTACTTGCCTGCCTATATCCCGATCGCTCAGAACGATCAAGGGGACCTCCTCGTCGTCGACACGCGTGCCGGGGAAGAGAGCGGGTGTGTACGGGACTTCGCCGGCGAAGATGCCGATCAGAGCATGATGATGTGGTCCTCGATCGATGCGCTTATCGACGAGGTGGCCTCCGCGGTACAACACAGTGAACCGTGCTTCGGGTGGATGCCGGTGGTCAACGACGGGACGCTGGACTGGGAATTGTCGTGA
- the istA gene encoding IS21 family transposase, translated as MAFREISVNEIREVLRLWLGTAALPAPGLRTIADHAGVDRKTVRRYVDAAQTAGLNRDGTAADIDDELIAAVVDTVRPDRPHGHGAAWEQLVPHEQQITRWVAGDDEHKPLTITKIHVLLARQGCVVPYRTLHRFATERCGFGRKDLTVRVVDGDPGVECQIDFGYLGMLTDPEDGRSRKVHALIFTAVYSRHMFVWLTYSQTLAAVIAGCEAAWKFFGGVFAVLIPDNLRPVVTAADPITPRFSEGWLDYSSHVGFITDPARVRSPKDKPRVERTVQYVRGNFWVGERFTDLAEAQESVVRWCSTTAGMRIHGTTCARPLEVFDTAERPMLLPVPAVYDVPIFKDVKVHRDFHAEVGRALYSLPQQWIGSTLSVRADTELVKFYHRGILVKIHPRTPPGGRSTDRADLPEHRSDYALRDVTSLIAKCTAHGPNIGIYAERILDDPLPWTRIRSVYRLQGLVRRYGAERVEQACTLSLDLDVVSVTKIASMLERATEKTSPDLPKAVGHTASRFSRDPSEFNTAANAPTLSVVGDSAENTEIHR; from the coding sequence ATGGCTTTTCGGGAGATCAGTGTGAACGAGATCAGAGAAGTACTGCGACTATGGCTCGGGACAGCCGCTCTGCCGGCGCCTGGGCTGCGCACCATCGCAGACCACGCCGGGGTGGACCGCAAGACCGTCCGACGCTACGTCGACGCCGCCCAGACTGCCGGGCTGAACAGGGACGGCACTGCAGCCGACATCGATGACGAGTTGATCGCTGCGGTCGTCGACACCGTGCGCCCCGACCGGCCTCATGGACACGGTGCGGCATGGGAACAGTTGGTTCCTCACGAGCAGCAGATCACCAGGTGGGTGGCCGGGGACGATGAGCACAAACCGCTGACGATCACCAAGATCCACGTGCTCCTCGCCCGCCAAGGCTGTGTGGTGCCGTACCGGACGCTGCACCGGTTCGCTACCGAGCGGTGCGGTTTCGGCCGCAAGGACCTCACCGTTCGGGTCGTCGACGGAGATCCGGGTGTCGAATGCCAAATCGACTTCGGGTATCTGGGGATGCTCACCGACCCCGAGGACGGCCGATCCCGGAAAGTTCATGCCCTGATCTTCACCGCCGTGTACAGCCGGCACATGTTCGTGTGGTTGACCTATTCGCAGACGCTGGCGGCGGTGATCGCCGGATGCGAGGCGGCATGGAAGTTCTTCGGCGGGGTCTTCGCGGTCCTGATCCCCGACAACCTCAGACCCGTCGTCACCGCGGCGGACCCGATCACCCCGCGTTTCAGCGAGGGGTGGCTCGACTACAGCAGTCACGTCGGATTCATCACCGATCCCGCCCGGGTGCGGTCACCGAAGGACAAACCCCGCGTCGAACGCACCGTGCAGTACGTGCGCGGAAACTTCTGGGTCGGTGAACGTTTCACCGATCTCGCCGAAGCTCAAGAGTCCGTCGTCCGCTGGTGCAGCACCACCGCGGGCATGCGTATCCACGGCACCACCTGCGCACGACCGCTGGAGGTCTTCGACACTGCCGAACGACCCATGTTGTTGCCGGTGCCGGCGGTCTACGATGTGCCGATCTTCAAGGACGTGAAAGTGCACCGTGATTTCCACGCAGAAGTCGGGCGGGCGTTGTATTCGTTGCCGCAACAGTGGATCGGATCGACGCTGTCGGTGCGCGCCGACACCGAACTGGTGAAGTTCTATCACCGCGGCATCCTGGTGAAGATCCACCCCCGCACGCCGCCGGGTGGACGGAGCACCGACCGCGCTGACCTGCCCGAACACAGATCCGACTACGCGCTGCGTGATGTCACCTCTCTGATCGCCAAGTGCACCGCGCACGGGCCGAACATCGGCATCTACGCCGAACGCATCCTCGACGATCCGCTGCCGTGGACGAGGATCCGCAGCGTCTACCGTCTGCAAGGACTGGTCCGCCGCTACGGAGCCGAACGGGTCGAGCAGGCCTGCACCCTGTCGCTCGACCTCGACGTCGTCTCGGTCACCAAGATCGCCTCGATGCTCGAGCGCGCCACCGAAAAGACCTCGCCGGATCTGCCGAAAGCAGTCGGACACACCGCATCACGATTCTCACGTGATCCATCCGAATTCAACACTGCCGCAAATGCACCCACACTGTCAGTCGTCGGCGACAGCGCCGAGAACACGGAGATCCACCGATGA
- the istB gene encoding IS21-like element helper ATPase IstB, with protein MSTHTRTAATEPVGTDMVRLLKALKLGALADTLPERAALARQHKLSHIGFLEVLLADEVNRRESRSATLRATKAGLDPAMVFDTWNALDDLRYDRTLLADLTSLRFLDNQQCAIVLGPVGVGKTHLATALGHMAIRRRHSALFARSDKLFTRLRAARLDNTVDAEIRRLTAIDVLIIDDFALRPLDATETNDFYELIVERHKKKTTIVTSNREPSEWLTMTADTLLAQSAIDRLTSSAHTLVVEGPSYRQRTRPGAVDAATDNTHPQ; from the coding sequence ATGAGCACCCACACCCGCACCGCAGCCACCGAACCTGTCGGTACCGACATGGTCCGACTGCTCAAAGCTCTCAAACTCGGGGCGCTGGCCGACACGCTGCCCGAACGCGCCGCCCTGGCCCGTCAACACAAACTCAGCCACATCGGGTTCCTCGAAGTGCTCCTCGCCGACGAAGTGAACCGGCGTGAATCACGTTCGGCGACACTACGAGCCACCAAGGCAGGACTCGACCCGGCGATGGTGTTCGATACCTGGAATGCGCTCGATGATCTGCGCTACGACCGGACACTCCTCGCAGATCTGACCTCATTGCGGTTCCTCGACAACCAGCAGTGCGCGATCGTTCTCGGCCCGGTCGGGGTCGGCAAGACCCATCTGGCAACAGCATTAGGGCACATGGCAATCCGGCGGCGACACAGTGCTCTGTTCGCGCGATCGGACAAGCTGTTCACCCGGCTCCGCGCAGCCCGATTGGATAACACCGTCGACGCCGAGATCCGCAGGTTGACCGCGATCGACGTGCTCATCATCGACGACTTCGCGCTGCGACCGCTCGATGCCACCGAAACCAACGACTTCTACGAACTCATCGTAGAACGGCACAAGAAGAAGACCACGATCGTCACATCAAATCGGGAGCCGTCGGAGTGGCTGACGATGACCGCAGACACCCTCCTCGCCCAATCCGCGATCGACCGGCTGACCTCCAGCGCCCACACCCTCGTCGTCGAAGGACCGTCCTACCGTCAACGCACCCGGCCCGGAGCAGTTGACGCCGCCACCGACAACACGCATCCTCAATAA